Genomic window (Escherichia fergusonii ATCC 35469):
GTTGTCGCCGGATGGGGAATATCAGAAGTGGAACGGCACAACCTGGGTGAAGGATGCGGAAGCAGAAAAACTGTTTCGGATACGGGAAGCGGAAGAAACAAAAAATAGCCTCATGCGGGTAGCCAGTGAGCATATTGCGCCACTTCAGGATGCTGCAGATCTGGAAATTGCAACGGAGGAAGAAATCTCGTTGCTGGAAGCATGGAAAAAGTATCGGGTATTGCTGAACCGTGTTGATACGTCAACTGCACAGGATATTGAATGGCCAGCACTGCCGTAGGGTAAAACATATAAATTCTATAATTAGATGTATCTTTCCATTTACGGCAAGGAAGGGGGCTTGGAAGACGTAAAGCATCTCACACCGAGATTATTTTTTATATGTCAGGTGTCTGAAGTTTTGCTTTGGCTCTTAAAATGGTTTGCCGCGAGGTTTTGAATTCCCGGGCAATGGCACTTATACTTACACCTGACTTAATTCGTTCGAATACCACCTGTTTCTGTTCTTCATTTAACACAGGTGGTCGACCAAAACGTTTCCCTGCGCCCCGGGCTCTTACTATCCCGGAATGAGTGCGTTCAAGTAAAAGGTCTCGTTCAAATTCAGCGACTGCTGAAATTACTTGCATCATCATTTTTCCTGTTGGACTGGTCAGGTCAATGCCCCCCAATGCTAAGCAATGCACTCTGATACCTGTTTCGGTCAGTTGTTCCACTGTTTTCCTGATATCCATTGCATTACAACCAAGGCGATCCAGTTTTGTCACAATCAATTGATCACCACATTTCAGGCGAGCAAGCAACCGGTTAAAACCAGGACGCTCACTGGTTGCTGCTGAGCCGCTAATGTGTTCTTCGATTATTTGCTGAGGTTTGATTTTAAAACCTGCACTTTCGATTTCCCGGCGTTGATTTTCGGGGGGCTGATCCAGCGTTGATATCCGACAGTAAGCAAAAATTCGAGACATAGTGAGACTCTATACGAAATTGGTGTACATATCATAATGCATATCCAAAAATTATTTCGCTTATTATTGTACATATTTGTATGTATACGTTCGAAAATAAACGAATTCGGATGCAGTCCCGTAATTTTGGTGTAACCAAAAATCGATTTTTTGAAAAATGGCTTTAACTCGGTTTGTTTTTCGAACTCCGGGCGGACTCGAGGAAGACGAATAATAGTGTTGTATGTTATTTTAACCAGATTTTAAGTTGTTTGGTCGTGGAAAAGTGGAGCAAAATGTTGTTAAAGTGGAAAAATGGTAAAAAAAGTAGGTTGTTGCGGAATAACGTAGTTGTTGATATTTTTTTAATGCATTGAAAAATTATTTTTCAGGGGAGGTATTACACTTTACCATTTAAATTTTGGTTGTCTTTAAGAACTGATATCGCTGTTTGTAATAATTCTTTGTTATCCAGCCATGACTTTTTCTTTATGTTTCCTTCAATGTAATCAAGCAATGTTCTGGTATTGATAGGTCTTCCCTGTTTTGCTACTTCCACGACAGCATCTCCCAGGATAATTCTGACTTCAGGAAGCTGCGCAGGGAACCACTTTAGGGTGTCTTTTGATTTCATGAAGATATTCCTTAAAATATTATTGGTTTTCATTGCAATATTGTATGTCTGATTCAGGATATGTTGACTTATACATCGGTTTTGTCCGGGTTATTGGATATGCCAATCCCTAATTTTATTAGAGCATGACCAAAAATGCTGAATATGATAAGTAGTGAAGTGATTATCAGTATGCTGTTCATATAGCCTCGAATTAGTATGGTGTTATATATAATATAGTTGACAATTTTTATCCTGGGTGTTCTTAAAGTTCGTAGATGAACACTGTAGTTTCAGGTATACAGGAATGCTTACAGATAGAGGCAAAAGTCAGGAGGTTAATGGCGCAAACTGAAGGGGTAGCTGCGAACTAACTTAGGTAGAGACTCTACACGGATTCGGTTTAAAAGTATACATAGATAACAATTTTTATCTGAAGAAGAAAAATATTAAGGTGATATGGTCATATATACTTTAATGCGGAAGAATGAATGTGATGAGAGTGCTGTATCTGAATGGTTGAAAAACCGCAGACACGTCGTATGCAAGAACGTGCTGCGGTTGGCTGGTGAACTTCCGATAGTGCGAGTATTGAATGATTTCCAGCCGTTACCGATTTTACGTGTTAATTAGTGAACAAACCACTCGTCAGCAGACTCCCAGGTATCTTTCAGAGTTTCCTGAACAAAAGTTTTAGCTGAATCTTTATCGGCGGTGCGCGTAACAGAAAGGCCATCGTTGCTGGTGGCTTTTACGATCACCTCTACATCGTCATAACGCTTACTGATGCGTCGAGTTAATTCTTCCTTTAACGCATCCACAGCACCGTTTGGCATTTTAGTCATTTTCTCTTTGGCTATGCAGATCTCAATACGCATAAAAATCCCTCTACACTGTGTTTGTATACAGTGTTATTTTTAACTGTATGAATAAACAGTGTCAATAGAACAAAGATTGCTGCATGTACAAATGTTCTTTGGCTACAAATACACCTACTGATCATGTTCTGCTATGCTCTGATACCTCCAAAATGTACAATCAGCGGCATGAATTTTTCTTTGTACATATGATTGT
Coding sequences:
- a CDS encoding YnaM/YnfT family protein, which produces MNSILIITSLLIIFSIFGHALIKLGIGISNNPDKTDV
- a CDS encoding recombinase family protein, giving the protein MSRIFAYCRISTLDQPPENQRREIESAGFKIKPQQIIEEHISGSAATSERPGFNRLLARLKCGDQLIVTKLDRLGCNAMDIRKTVEQLTETGIRVHCLALGGIDLTSPTGKMMMQVISAVAEFERDLLLERTHSGIVRARGAGKRFGRPPVLNEEQKQVVFERIKSGVSISAIAREFKTSRQTILRAKAKLQTPDI
- a CDS encoding DinI-like family protein, with the protein product MRIEICIAKEKMTKMPNGAVDALKEELTRRISKRYDDVEVIVKATSNDGLSVTRTADKDSAKTFVQETLKDTWESADEWFVH
- the ydfK gene encoding cold shock protein YdfK → MKSKDTLKWFPAQLPEVRIILGDAVVEVAKQGRPINTRTLLDYIEGNIKKKSWLDNKELLQTAISVLKDNQNLNGKV